GCGGCGGGGATGTTCCCGGCCCGCTCCTCGACCGGCAGCTCGCCGACGAACTGTGCGAACGCCGCCGGGAAGATCTTCCCAAGTCCCCTGGTCAGCAGGGTGACTTCGGGATTCGCGCCGGTCGCGATCCCGGTCAGCACCAGCTCCGTCACGGCCTCCGGATGGGTCTGCGCGTATCGCAGCCCGAGCATCGACCCGAAGGAGATGCCCCACACCAGCCACCGCTCGATCCCCAGATGCCGCCGCAGCAGCTCCAGGTCCGCGATGAGATGCGGGGTCGTGTTGACGCTCATGTCCGTGTCGTACGCGCTCGCGTGCGGCGTCGACCGCCCGGCGCCACGTTGGTCGAGGAGCACGATCCGGTACGCGGCGGGGTCGAACAGCCGACGCACCCACGGCGTGCAGCCGGACCCCGGCCCACCGTGCAGCACCACCGCCGGCTTGCCGTCCGGATTCCCGCAGGTCTCCCAGTACACGTGGTTGCCGTCGCCGACGTCGAGCATGCCGTGGTCGTACGGTTCGATCTCGGGGTAGAGGGGCATCCGGCGACCCTAACCGTCGTACGGCGGTCCCGTCGTCAGGTTTTCGGCGGTACGGCCACGCAGTCCTGCCCTCTCGGCAGCCGTGCTCAGCACGTCCCGCAGCATCGCGGGCGTGAGCTTGCCGGTGAAGGTGTTGCGCTGGCTGACGTGGAAACAGCCGAAGAGTTCGAGGCCGTCGAGCGGGACGCGCGCGCCGTGTCCGAAGACGGGCCGCGGCCGGGGCACGCTCCAGCCCGCCTCCGCGAACGCGGGCAGCGCGGCCTGCCAGCCGAAGGCACCCAGCACGACCACGCTCCGCAGCGTGGGCCGCAGCAGGTTCAGCTCCTGGACCAGCCAGGGCCGGCAGGTGTCGCGCTCCCCAGGAGTGGGCTTGTTGGCGGGCGGGGCGCAGTGCACGGGCGAGGTGATCCGCACGCCGTACAGCTCCAGGCCGTCGTCCGCGGTCACGGCGGTCGGCTGCGAGGCGAGCCCGATGTCGTACAGCGCCTGGTACAGCACGTCCCCGGAACGGTCACCGGTGAACATCCGCCCGGTACGGTTCCCGCCGTGCGCGGCCGGCGCGAGCCCGACGATCAGCATCCGCGCGTCCGCCGGCCCGAAGCCGGGCACCGGCCGCCCCCAGTACGTCCAGTCGGCGAACGCGGCCCGCTTGGTCCGGGCCACCTCCTCCCGCCAGTCGACCAGCCGTGGACAGGCGCGACAGCCCGCGATCCGGCGGTCGAGATCGGCGAGGGCGTTCACCGTTCCACGGTACGGGCACATCCGAGCCGTGAGGGTGGGGTGGGCCGGCACTCCGGGCACCGCCCGGAAAACCCACCTGGCGTACACGGCCCCGGGTACTAAGGTCGGAGCCATGGCTGTGGAACCTACGGACGACAACGAGACCGGTGGGACGGACCGGGCCGGAACGACGGCCGACGGTCCCGACGCGGAGGTCGCCGGTCCCGGCCTCTCGGCTCCCGAGGCACCGGACCCGAAGATCGCCGCCGCGATCGCCGCCGCGGAGGCCGCCGGGCCGCAGAACGGCGAGACCGTGCGGATCGACAGCTGGATCTGGTCCGTACGGCTGGCCAAGACCCGTTCCGCGGGAGCCACCGCCTGTCGGGGCGGGCATGTGCATGTGAACGGGGAGCGCGTGAAGCCCGCCCACTCCCTGCGCGTCGGCGACGAGGTGCGCGTCCGCCAGGAGGGCTGGGAGCGGATCGTCATCGTCAAGCGTCTGATCCGCAAGCGGGTCGGCGCCCCGGTGGCCGTCCAGTGCTACGTCGACAACTCTCCCCCGCCCCCGCCCCGCACGGCCGTCGCCCCCGCCGGCATCCGCGATCGCGGCACCGGCCGCCCGACCAAGCGCGACCGCCGCGAGCTGGAACGCCTGCGCGGCCTCACGGAGGGCAACCGCCGCACCCGCTTCGCCGGCCCGGGCGGACCCAGCGGCTCGGAGGGATTCGGCGACTCGGACGCGATCGCCGACTCCGGTGCACCCGACGGCTCGGGCGGCCCCGACAGTTCGGGCGGGGCACGCCGCTCCGGCAGGGACAGGCGCTCGAACCGGGGCGGCCACTCGGGCAGAACCGGACGCTGAGGCGAAACCGCACGCTGCTCCGGCGTCGGCGGACAAGCGACCGTCGGCCACCACCGTGAGGCCGGTCCCCTCCCGAAAGGCAGGGCACCGGCCTCACCGCGGTGGCCGTGGCGCGGCTCTCCTCACGCCCGTCGTCGCACCAGGCGCAGCAGGTCCGCGTTGTGCCGGCGCCGGGCCCAGGCGATCAGGGCGAGCGGGACGATCAGGATGAGCGGAGTCGCCGCGTTCTCCCCGTCGAAGTAGGTGAGCTGGACGACGAACGCGCCGACCATCAGCCCGCTCAGCGCCACGGCCGCCACCGACTGCAGCACCGGGACCAACAGGGCGATCCCACCAGCCAGTTCGAGCACGCCGATGATGTACATCCCCGCACTGCCCCAGCCCATCTTGTCGAAGCCCTCGGCGGCCGAGGGGTGCGCGATCAGCTTGGGGAGCGCGCTCG
This portion of the Streptomyces canus genome encodes:
- the pip gene encoding prolyl aminopeptidase, whose protein sequence is MPLYPEIEPYDHGMLDVGDGNHVYWETCGNPDGKPAVVLHGGPGSGCTPWVRRLFDPAAYRIVLLDQRGAGRSTPHASAYDTDMSVNTTPHLIADLELLRRHLGIERWLVWGISFGSMLGLRYAQTHPEAVTELVLTGIATGANPEVTLLTRGLGKIFPAAFAQFVGELPVEERAGNIPAAYNRLLESPDPEVRERAARAWTDWETAIESAPPRSVPRYEDPVFRQGFARTVTHYWGNDHFLGEGNDEGVVLRDAPLLKDIPGTLVQGSLDLGNLLGTVWRLHHAWPGSELTVIDDGAHFAGERGVDVMVAATDKYARGWTR
- a CDS encoding uracil-DNA glycosylase — its product is MCPYRGTVNALADLDRRIAGCRACPRLVDWREEVARTKRAAFADWTYWGRPVPGFGPADARMLIVGLAPAAHGGNRTGRMFTGDRSGDVLYQALYDIGLASQPTAVTADDGLELYGVRITSPVHCAPPANKPTPGERDTCRPWLVQELNLLRPTLRSVVVLGAFGWQAALPAFAEAGWSVPRPRPVFGHGARVPLDGLELFGCFHVSQRNTFTGKLTPAMLRDVLSTAAERAGLRGRTAENLTTGPPYDG
- a CDS encoding RNA-binding S4 domain-containing protein, with the protein product MAVEPTDDNETGGTDRAGTTADGPDAEVAGPGLSAPEAPDPKIAAAIAAAEAAGPQNGETVRIDSWIWSVRLAKTRSAGATACRGGHVHVNGERVKPAHSLRVGDEVRVRQEGWERIVIVKRLIRKRVGAPVAVQCYVDNSPPPPPRTAVAPAGIRDRGTGRPTKRDRRELERLRGLTEGNRRTRFAGPGGPSGSEGFGDSDAIADSGAPDGSGGPDSSGGARRSGRDRRSNRGGHSGRTGR
- a CDS encoding DoxX family protein → MSETTVPVTRTAASSAVSPVIAESSTVRGRRARIALRTLQVVLALFYVVASALPKLIAHPSAAEGFDKMGWGSAGMYIIGVLELAGGIALLVPVLQSVAAVALSGLMVGAFVVQLTYFDGENAATPLILIVPLALIAWARRRHNADLLRLVRRRA